Genomic DNA from Oncorhynchus nerka isolate Pitt River linkage group LG17, Oner_Uvic_2.0, whole genome shotgun sequence:
ACCAAAGTGTTGTGTTTGTAGGGCAcaacttcctttggccgcctttccttccagttctctgctgccaatgactggaacaaattggagagaaaaaaaaaaaaaaaaaaaaaaaaaaattgtgctggagtcttatatctccctctctaactttaagcatcagctgtcaagagcagcttaccgatcaatgtacctgtacacagccaatctgtaaatagcccatccaactacctcatccccattttattatttatcctctctcttttccaccccagtatctctacttgcctatcatcatctgcacatctatcacttaaataaaaggtcaaataaaaactcAAGAGGGAGGTTCCAGTGGTCAGGTCTGTACATCGTTGGTCTGACTAATCAGAATTCACACTCAAAAGACTGCTTTGATCAcatggactggaatatgttccgggtcgCCTCTGGAGATATACGCAGGATGTCACcggattaataaaaaataaaaacattttaaaaagcatAAATGACGTGATACCGATAGAGTCTTCAAAACGTTCACAAATCAACAAACGTGGATGGATCGCAGCCTTGTAGGACAACACAGACAGATGCTGCTTATAAACAGGGTTACCGGGGACAATTGTTTGGTTAAACGGTACGAATATGACCTACGCAGATCAATCAAGATGGCGGAACACaagtatagggacaaagtggatGAGCAATTCAGTGGGTCGGACACAAGGCAGTATGTAGCAGGGGCTCTTAAGGAAGCCAGTCACATCGCGGTCACCAACTCCACCTTACCAGAGTAGCTTAAAACCTtataggacacacctcctcacgATTCGAGCACAATGACCCTGAGCTGCAGAGGAGAGCACACGATGACAACATGGGTTACACACTTCCGGGCGCCAATGAGGACATATGTCACTctaacgtgttaacccttgcagggctgctggcccagacagcatccctagtcGTGCTCTAAGAGCatgagcagaccagctggctgttgtgttgtcagacaTTTTTTAATCGCTCCCTAGCTCAGGCCTCTATacccacctgcttcaagatgtccgctatcgtccctgtgcccaaggaagaaaactgaactgaatgactaccGACCAGTAGAACTCACTTCCATTATCATGAAGTGCTTCAAGAGGCTAGTCAAAGACCatatcacctcctccctccccgacACTCACAACCCTCTCCATAGCACCTCCatatcacctcctccctccccgacCCTCTCCatatcacctcctccctccccgacCCTCTCCatatcacctcctccctccccgacCCTCTCCATATCACCTCCTCACTCCCCGACCCTCTCCATATCACCTCCTCACTCCCCCGACCCTCTCCATATCACCTCCTCACTCCCCGACCCTCTCCATATCACCTCCTCACTCCCCGACCCTCTCCATATCACCTCCTCACTCCCCGACACTCTCCATATCACCTCCTCACTCCCCGACCCTCTCCATATCACCTCCTCACTCCCCGACCCTCTCCATATCACCTCCTCACTCCCCGACCCTCTCCATATCACCTCCTCACTCCCCGACCCTCTCCAATTTGCCTACCGCTCtgacagatccacagacgacgcaatcgtcATTGCACTGCACGCTGCagtcacccacctggacaaaaggaatgcacgtgtgaggatgctgttcattgactacagctcagccttcaataccatagtgtcCTATAAGCTCATTACAAAGCTCACGGCCCAGggtctgaactcctccctatgcaactgggtcctggacttcctgacaggccaccccccaggtggtaaaggtaggcaaCGTTATCTCCTCGGCACAGAATCTCAACACggaggccccacaagggtgcgtcctcAGTTCCCTCCTGTATACTCACGACTGCGTGGCCTCCCACGGTTCCAATTCCATCATCAAGTTCGCTGATTACCAACGATGACGAGACGtcctacaggaaggaggtaggcACTCTGACAGTGTGGTGACAGGtaaacaacttctccctcaacgtcacCTAGTCTAAATACACAGACATAGTGGTGCAGATGGCACAACAgcgactcttcaacctcaggatgcgGAAGATGTTCAGCCTGTCCCCGAGGGCCCTCAGTGTTCTATAGGAGCACCATTCCGAGAGCCTACTtgtcaggctgcatcacagcctggtacagcaacttcTCCGTCGCGGAACGCAGGGCGCTTCAGAGGGTGATACGTGCAGCCGAACGCACTATTgggtgcacactgcctgccctacgGGACACCTACATCACCAGGTGTTACAGGAatgccaagaagatcatcagggaCCCCAACCACGCCCCGTTCTCCCCGCTTCAATCCCTCTATGGTCACCCACCCctcccctcaacagtctttactctgcccgCTGCTCCATCTATGgtcatcaccccctctcccctcaacagtctttactctgcctgCTGCTCCGTCTATGGTCATCACCCCCCCTCCcttcaacagtctttactctgcctgCTGCTCAGTCTATAGTCATCacccccctcaacagtctttactctgcctgCTGCTCAGTCTATAGTCATCACCccccccctcaacagtctttactctgcctgCTGCTCAGTCTATAGTCATcaccccctccctcaacagtctttactctgcctgCTGCTCCGTCTATAGTCATCACCCCctcccctcaacagtctttactctgcctgCTGCTCCGTCTATAGTCATCACCCCCctcccctcaacagtctttactctgcctgCTGCTCCGTCTATAGTCATCACCCCCTCCcttcaacagtctttactctgcctgCTGCTCCGTCTAGTCACCCCctcccctcaacagtctttactctgcctgCTGCTCCGTCTATAGTCATCACCCCctcccctcaacagtctttactctgcctgCTGCTCCGTCTAGTCAtcaccccctcaacagtctttactctgcctgCTGCTCCGTCTATAGTCATCACCCCctcccctcaacagtctttactctgcctgCTGCTCCGTCTATAGTCATCACCCCCTCCcttcaacagtctttactctgcctgCTGCTCCGTCTAGTCACCCCctcccctcaacagtctttactctgcctgCTGCTCAGTCTATAGTCATCACCCCCTCCcttcaacagtctttactctgcctgCTGCTCAGTCTATAGTCAtcaccccctcaacagtctttactctgcctgctgctcagtctatagccaccccctcccctcaacagtctttactctgcctgCTGCTCCGTCTATGGTCACCCCctcccctcaacagtctttactctgcctgctgctcagtctatagccacccccccctcccctcaacagtctttcctctgcctccaccccaatggacatgtaTTCATCACTGCTACAGTTGTTATGATGCAGACAGTGCTATTTCTAttgttcagtttttttttttttattaccattttatttattttaatttaatttaatgctGCATGTTGGAGCTCAGAGCCTATGAGTatttttgtttaactaggcaagtcggtttagaacaaattcttatttacaatgagggccAACCCCAGTCAAACCCGGAcgaggctgggccaattgtgcgccgccctatgggactcccaatcacggtcggttgtgagacagcctggattcgaatcaGGGTGCCTGTAGTGaaacctctagcactgagataaaAATCCTTCGACCACTGCTCCACTCTCGGGAGCCCAATGTACCCTGCAATCACACGtgctgtacatgtgactattaaacaatGAATGCTCTGaagaaggattttttttttacccctttctgAAGGCGTTTCCGGAGCAGGTCAGAGCCCCCAGGTTTGGCTCCAAGGTGAGGGTACCTGGCCTTCAGTTTCACCTCCTCtgccttctctggagtgatgacatTATCATCAATCTCCTGTGTTGGCGGAAGAACACACAATACACAGTATAAACACGCATGGAGAGACATGTTATGATGTAACGTTAGGTCAGGCAGCAATATAGTTTTATCAATCTCGTGGTTGACAAGTCATGGTTAGTTTAACTACTAGCTATGATTCTCAGAGAAACGGATGTCCTTTGGTTTGATTATCTAATGGTTGGGGTTAGTTTACTAGCAATCAGCACACAACGTTAGCCTTCTGCGTAGCAGCAGTGTGGCAACAAAAAAGTAGCTTAGCGGCCAGCATGAACGCACGTAGACAAAACAATATGGACaatatatagttagctagctggttagctaacATAGAGCTAACTAGCGGTAAATTTAGAAAGACTCGTGTTGGTAGTTAACTTTAACGCGCTATAACTCATCTTGATAACTAAAATAATGATTGTGCACGGCGATGACACATTTGAAATACACTAACCAAGTTGCTAGCTAATTAAAATGCTGCTTAGACATCCATATTTCACCATTATCACGGCTAGCAAGCTACTGGCAATGTAGCATTAGCCTAGCTTGCTAGCATCATAATAATTCAAATCTGACCTGCTGTTCCTTGTGGTTTGCCTCATCGCTGGAGGGCCTTCTTCCTTCAATCTCCTCGGACAtggcaacaaaacaaaaaaaagtatgtAAATATCAGGTTTTCTACAAAACTGACGCGAGGTTAAACTTTCACACCAACAAAACTGCAGTGCAGATACAGCACACATATATATATGGCTAGCCCATACAACAATGGCCGTATGTTTGAACTGGGTCGCACCACTCTCTAAAGTCGCTCCCTCAATTTTTCTCCCCTCTGTGTTGCAGCAGATTGTAGAACGTGGTAAAACACGAGACGGTGGGGGAAGCTCCGGGGCcgttgtaatatatatatatatataatatattcttCTTCAAAGTAATCCCCAAAACGTATGTTTATAGTGAGCAACACATAATTATATGGGCAGTATTTATGTTAAATatatttgaaatatatatatatagagtccctgtcaaaagtttggactcattcaaggtgtttcctttattttcactgttttctacattgtagaataatagtgaagatgtcaaaacACATAcggaaataacacatacggaatgaatgaaatatgaaataacacatacggaatcatgtagtaaccaaaaaagtgttcaacaaatcaaaatatattttatatttgagattcttcaaagtagccaccggttgcattgcacactcttagcattctctaaaccagcttcatgaggtagtcacctggaatgcatttcaattaacaggtgtgccttgttaaaagttcatttgtggaatgtactttcttcttaatgtgtttgagccaatcagatgtgttgtgacaaggtatgggtggtatatagaagacagccctatttggtaaaagaccaagtccataatatggcaagaacatctcaaataagcaaagagaaacgacagtccatcactactttaagacatgaagatcagtcaatacggaacattttcataactttgaaagtgtcttcaagtgcagtcacaaaaaccatcaagcgctatgatgaaactggctctcatgaggaccgccacaggaaaggaagacccagaggtacctctgctgcagaggacatgtTCATTAgacttaccagcctcagaaatcagtAATTAACTGACCCTCTGATTGcacctcacagagttcaagtaacagacacatctcaacatcaactgttcagaggagactgcgtgaatcaggccttcatggtcaaattgctgcaaagaaaccactaaaggacaccaataaaaaaaagatacttgcttgagccaagaaacacgagtaatggacattagaccagtggaaatgtgtcctttggtctgatgagtccaaattggagatttttggctCAAACCGCCatgtttttgtgagacgcagaatagaTCGAACGGATGATCTCGgaatgtgaagcatggaggaggtggtgtgatggtgtgggggggctttgctggtgacactgccaatgattttatttagaattcaaggtacactcaaccagcatggctacctcagcattctgcagcgaaacGCAATCTGGTTTGcaattagtgggactatcatttgtttatcaacaggacaatgacccaaaacacacctccagactgtgtaagggctatttgaaaagcagccaaaaagtgctcagcatatgtgggaactccttcaagtctgttggaaaagcattcctcatgaagctggttgagagaatgccagagtgcaaagctgtcatcaaggcagagggtggctactttgaagaatataaaatctatttagatttgtagaacacttttttggttactacatgattccatatgtgttatttcatagttttgatatcttcactattattcaaatTTTTTGAAAATAGTACTaataaaagaaaaacccttgaatgagtaggtgtccaaactacgggtactgtatatacatttttaaCATAATGCCACTTTTGACAGTTAAACTAAGGCCATGAGTcatttataaattatattcttcaagaataaaTGGGCATATATTATTAATTtacaagtccaaaaatggatgtagcaactaaggattctagctttaatttAAGGATCTTCCCCTTTTTGAAAatgttgcctaaaatgacatacccaaatctaactgcctgtagcaaggatatgcatattcttggcaccatttgaaaagaaacactttgaagtttgtggaaatgtgaaaggaatataggagaatataacacaatagatctggtaaaagaaaatacaaataaacgttattttgtatttttttgtaccatcatctttgaaatgcaagagaaaggccataatgtattattccagcccaggtgcaatttagattttggacaCTAGATGGGaacagtgtatgtgcaacgttttagactgatacagtgaaccattgcattttttgttcaaaatgttgtatcaagactgcccaaatgtgcctaatttgttaattaacaacttttcatgttcaaaattgtgcactctcctcaaacaatagcatggcattatttcactgtaatagctactgtaaattggacagtgcagttagattaacaagaatgtaaactttctgccaatatcagatatgtctatgtcctgggaaatgttcttgtagcgtacaacctcatgctaatcgcattagcctacgttagctcaccCATTCCATGGACAGGACACCAATCCCGAAGAAGATTTATTTAACAATTCACCGATTACCTATTTATATCTGCTGAAATTTGAATTGAACATATGTTTACACTGCAAATAATTTTTCCACAAAAAAAATAGGGCAACTATGGGctttggtcaacagtactgcaccctattccccattggccctggtaaaaagtagtgcaccctatcccccattggccctggtcaaaagtagtgcaccctatcccccattggccctggtcaaaagtagtgcaccctatcccccattggccctggtcaaaagtagtgcaccctattcccaattggccctggtcaaaagtagtgcactacatctgaaatagggtgctatttgggacagagCCTTACATCCACATATCAATCAATGCTGTAtactgttttttgtgtgtttttttttacattgaggTGAATCAATGTCCTCATTATATCTCATCCACATCAACTGAGAATTACAAAACACAACAGCACCACTGCACCAGACTGGAATAGTTTTTCAGGAACAGTTTTATTCAAATGATGAGACAATCTTGAGAGGACCAAACAGTTTGGCTTGTGCATTGTAACACAGAAACACCTTTGTTTTAACAattgagagaaaaaaatacaaaatgatatggtaaatatGCATTACAAAAGCAGGAAATTATAACAAAAAATTTGCCAAATAATAAAAATAAGCAACACATTCAAAATGTTCAATTGGTGTCCTGCAATGGCAAATGGCAACAGGCTCACTGACTAACCTGCCACTGGCACAGGCTTTGAGAACACAGACAGAGGGAAAATAGCCCAATCTTTTCTTATATCCATCTATGAAAAATATgcgttaataaaataaaaaaatcaaatgATCCTAAAAGAACAAAACaataataaatgttttaaaagtCCCAAAGTTAACTTTTATGTTCTTTAAGGTGAAATCTCTTGAACAACAATCATATCGACAACTAAACGGAACAATTTTTTGACCTCTCAAGCTGCTCTAAAAATTTTTAAAAAAGGAACTTGGCACCACAAAGAATCGACTATAAAATGCCCTTTCCAGTGAATCGAAATCCTAGATACATATCACATTATGCAGATACTGTTATGTAAAAAAACAATTAAAACCAAAGAACTAATGAATAAACAATGATGACTTTAAATTATTCTTTGGTTAAGATGAATTGCTTTTCAAAGATATAAAGCTTGATTATGTTGCTCTTCACGCAGTCATTATCGATTTGATAGTCACAATCCTTGTCGTATTGTCACACTGAAATATAGAATAGAGTAATAGCCAGGTTAGAATACCGAATATCGTAGTTGCCAGGTTAGAATCTGGTTGATGGATGAAAAATCCCCTGGAAAAAAAACATCCACCTACTATCACTGTTAATACACTGACTGGATTCTTTGGTCCTGTGTGAGTAGCAAATACTATCAGGGTTGTACTCAATTCCATTCCAATTCAATCAATTCTGGAAGTTAACAAAAATTCTAAATGCCAACTTTGCTCATTGAAAAGGCATTGGAATGTCAGTTTACTCCCATAATTGACATTTGAAATGGAACAGATCCCAACCCTGGCTTCAAATGACATCATTCCAAGGATCAATCTGAAGTACTCCCATCTGATCTATCTGAAGGACTCTTTGGCATCTCATAGCACATCTGTGTCACCGCTGATTTTAGCATCAATGATCTAGATAGAAGGCATCTGATAgcaccccactgggcacagacgtcagttcaacgtctagttttgaatTACAtctggttgagttgtcaactaacatgaaatcaacaaacaaacaaatgttgCCATGTCATTGGACTTCGGTTAAAAGCTGAAAAAATATTAAAATTCTCTTTACAGTGATGACTTTTTTTCCAAATCCAATCCGTTTTTCACGTTGATTCAATGTTATcacgttgaaatgacgtggaaacaacattgattgaaTCAGTTTTTGCTCAGTGGGACATCTGTGTCACTGCTGCGTTTAGTATCAGAGATTTAGATAGAATGCAAACGGAGAACAATCGTCTGAAAGACAAAGAGTTAAAGCTTTCAACCAGGTATAAAACTCGTCTTGAAATGTACAATAAGAAATGCATTCGACTCAAAGAGGAATAGACATACACTCTTAGGAGAAAGGGTTTCAcaggggttctttggctgtccttaTAGgttaacccttttgggttccaggtagaacccttttgagttccgtGTAAAACTCTGTGGAAACGGTTGTACATGGAACCCATGATTTTGGCATAGTCTGTTTGCCTATTGCATGTAGAAtttgttgttgttggttgttGAGGTTTTGTTTACTTATAGGCGAACAACTCTTTCTTTGGATCTCTATATCTAAGACCATCTGCAGAGCCCTTTTCCACGTTATACGGCCATTTCTTTGGATCTCTATATATACGACCATCTGCAAAGCCCTTTTCCACGTTATAAGGCCATTTCTTTGGATCTCTATATCTACGACCATCTGCAAAGCCCTTTTCCACGTTATACGGCCATTTCTTTGGATCTCTATATCTAAGACCATCTGCAAAGCCCTCTTCCACGTTATACGGCCATTTCTTTGGATCTCTATATCTACGACCATCTGCAAACCCTTTTCCACGTTATAAGGCCATTTCTTTGGATCTCTATATATACGACCATCTGCAAAGCCCTTTTCCACGTTATAAGGCCATTTCTTTGGATCTCTATATCTACGACCATCTGCAAAGCCCTTTTCCACGTTATACGGCCATTTCTTTGGATCTCTATATCTACGACCATCTGCAGAGCCCTTTTCCACGTTATAAGGCCATTTCTTTGGATCTCTATATCTACGACCATCTGCAAAGCCCTTTTCCACGTTATACGGCCATTTCTTTGGATCTCTATATCTACGACCATCTGCAAAGCCCTTTTCCACGTTATACGGCCATTTCTTTGGATCTCTATATCTACGACCATCTGCAAAGCCCTTTTCCACGTTATGAGGCCATTTCTTTGGATCTCTATATCTACGACCATCTGCAAAGCCCTTTTCCACGTTATGAGGCCATTTCTTTGGATCTCTATATCTACGACCATCTGCAAAGCCCTTTTCCACGTTATACGGCCATTTCTTTGGATCTCTATATCTACGACCATCTGCAAAGCCCTTTTCCACGTTATACGGCCATTTCTTTGGATCTCTATATCTACAACCATCTGCAAAGCCCTTTTCCACGTTATAAGGCCATTTCTTTGGATCTCTATATCTACGACCATCTGCAAAGCCCTTTTCCACGTTATACGGCCATTTCTTTGGATCTCTATATCTAAGACCATCTGCAGAGCCCTTTTCCACGTTATAAGGCCATTTTAAAGCTTTTAAGGTCGGGTGCACTGGAAATGCCAGTTGAATGTTTATTTTTGGTTACTTTATCTTACTCAAATAGAGAAGGATGATATCGAATGCACTTAAATAGTAGAACTCTACTGAAAAGACTCATCATTCAAAACTTAAAAGCTTTTCCaaccttgtaaaaaaaaaaatctaataattAAAAAATGAATTTTCACAAATCTTCAAAACAAATTAAGCCTAAATAATTCCTGCAGGATATTAATGCAGGTAAGAAGAAATGGCTTTTAAATGTTTTCAACTTCATTCCCTGAGTTATGGGGAAATATTGCACAATATACTGTTACGATGAGGTagtactatatacagtactgcacaATATACTGTTAAGATGAGGTAgcactatatacagtactgcacaATATTCCGTTAAGATGAGGTAGCACTATATACAAATCAGAGTCACTGAGGTAGACAATCAGCAATGAGGGGTCACCAACTACACCCTCTACTTCAGAGGAAGAAATAAATCTATATTAACATATTAGAAAATGTATCACAAAagcaatacttttttttttttacattctttTGAACATTCATTTTTGGTGTGAGCTTTGGTTTAGAACAGACATTAAGGACTCATTTCCCCCTGGACACAGACTAAGCCGGGTCCTGTACAAAGAAGCCACTTTGAATGGAGAATATCACTCAACATGCTTTTCAGGATACCATAACCTACCTATCACCAATCCAGGGCAAGGCTTGATCTGTGTTAAAAAAAACAGTCCTAAAGACCGAACAGACACACAGACGAAAACCAGACAGACTGAAAATGAGCTCAAAATGAAACAGGAAAACAACATTCATTTAGACCTGAAGAAAacccctgtttcctcctcaatcTTCAACTTCCTGATCCCTCTTCATAACTCCTCGTATGTTCCATGCCCAAGGACCTGTTTTCAGGAGGCCAAGAAGGGGGGGCAGCTTCAGCTGTAGATAAGTCACATTCAGGCTGGGTAGTCTATCATCAGGAGGAGCCTGCTGACTGGACGGGGGCCTGGACAGGATAATTCCTCAGCCGAGAGGGAACAGGGACGTGACGACCGCTGGACAGTGTCATGATCAGGCCGGTGGAGgcgatggtgatgatggtaagGGTTGTGCTTGGTGTCGTCACCTCAGATTCCACTTTAAAAACAAGGATTTCCTTCTTCCTCCACTTCTAAAACACTCTTCATCCTCTGGAGTTGAGCTGTCATCCAACTCTGACCCGAAGGATGGATGGCTGGAATTACAGGACGGGTTACTCATTCTCACTCTCGTGACCGGAGTCTCCTGTCTCGTGGCTTCCTTCGCTGGTCTCAGTGGTCCCAGAGCTGCTTCCCCGACTGCTACCCACGGAGCGCTGTAAGCCCCCTAGTGGTCCAAACAGGATCTGCAGGCTGGAAGGCTGGAGGGGCGGAGCGTCTACCTTTTCCTCGTAACACAGCACGGTCTTCCCTGCCTCGTACAGACACACTCTGTTCTCAgcctagagatagagaggaggatattttgggatatttgtttgtttgtcattGTATAACAATACTCGACTCTAAACTCTACcgaaccaaaatataaacacaacatgtaaagtgttggttctatgtttcacgagctgaaataaaagatcccagaaatgttccatacacacaagcttatttctctcaaatgttgtgcacaaatttgtttacatccctgttactgagcatttctcctttaccatgataatccatccacctgacagatgtggcatatcaagaagctgaataaacagcatgatcattacacaggtgcaccttgtgctggggacaataaaaggccacttaaCATGTTcagtttgtcacacaacacaatgccacagatatctaaagttttgagggagagtgcaattggcatgctgactgcaggaatgtccaccagagcggttgccagagaatttaagattaatttctctaccataacctgcct
This window encodes:
- the LOC115145422 gene encoding cAMP-regulated phosphoprotein 19-like, encoding MSEEIEGRRPSSDEANHKEQQEIDDNVITPEKAEEVKLKARYPHLGAKPGGSDLLRKRLQKGQKFFDSGDYNMAKAKVKNKQQLPAVTQAEKAEITGDHIPTPQDIPQRKPSIVASKLAG